Below is a window of Fulvitalea axinellae DNA.
GCCTCTTTGGCCGTAAGCCGGCGATCGTCGGTCCCTTGGATTCTTAGGTCGCGGGTTTCGCTGTCAAACTCCGTTTTCCCGATTTTATAAGCCGAAACGCTGTCTTCGGTCTTGTTTTTACCCGAATTTTCGGCCCTTCTGAGTATCGCCTGAATCCGCAGGAGGAGTTCCTCCATGCTAAATGGCTTTGTCATATAATCATCGGCCCCGAGTTTGAAGCCTTTGATCGTGTCTTCCTTCATGGATTTGGCCGTGAGGAAGATTATGGGAACCTCCTTATCCTTTTCCCGAATATCTTTCGCCAAGCTGAACCCGTCTTTTTTCGGTAGCATGACATCGAGTATGCATAAGTCGAAAGTATCTGACCGAAAAGCTTCCAGCCCCGATTCCCCGTCGGTTCTGAGGGTGGGTTCGAAGCCCTTTACGGTTAGGTATTCGCTTAGGATCTGGCCCAAGTTCGGGTCATCCTCAACGAGTAGGAATTTCTGCTTGCTCATAAGGTAATACGATTTCAAAAGTGCTTCCTTTGCCCGGCATCGACGATACTGATATACGTCCTTTCATGGCTTCCACCATCATTTTTACGTATGCAAGGCCCAAACCAAAACCTTTCACATTGTGCACGTCGCCGGTGGATATGCGGTAAAATTTATCAAAAATATGCCTAATCGCCTCTTTGCTCATCCCGATTCCGTTATCGGAGATCCGCAAGCGCAGGCCAATATCCGTACTTTCGGTGTGTACCGAAATAAGCGGCGCCTTGTCTACGCAGTATTTCACGGCGTTGTCCAGCAAATTGTCTATGATATTGGAGAAATGCAACGGGTCGATTTCCACCACGTGGCGCTTCGCGTTTAGCAAAATATCTATCCGGCCGTTACGCTTGTCCACTTGCAGGTTAAAGTTCTGGACGGCTTTCATAATGAGCTGGTGGGCGTCCACTTTTTCAAAATGAAGGCTGAAATCCTTGCGTTCCAGCTTCGCTATCTGCAATACTTTTTCCACTTGAGAACCCAGCCTTTGGTTTTCTTCCTTAATAATCCCGAGATAACGATCCAGAATTCCGGAATTCGCCCGCATATCCGGATCGCCAAGCGCTTCGCAGGCCAAGGAAACGGTGGAAATCGGCGTCTTGAATTCGTGGGTCATATTGTTGATGAAATCGTTTTTCATCTCCGAGAGTTTTTTCTGCTTGATAATAGTCAGAATGGAAAACACAAAACCGTAGACGATTACGCCCAACAGGATTACGGCCGCCAAAAGCCGCAACCAGACACTAAGGAAAATAAAGACATTCTGTTCGGGAAAATACACCTTCAGGTAATAAGGGCTCCCGAGTATATCATTGGGAAACAGGCTAATACGAAACTTAGAATTGGCGAGTTTGCGCAAATGTGTGTTTCTATTTTTGTAAATATTGCTGATCTGCGCCGTATTTCCCTTGGTGTTTCTGACTACGTAAAAGAACGGCAGGTCAAGCCCCCGGCGCCCAAGCTCGGCGTGCATCAGCGAATCGAGCACGTTGGGATCTATACGGTTGTTTATCTTCCGTTCCTTGGCGTACAGTTCGTTGAGCACTACGGTAATCATCTGGGTTCTTTCCCGGACTTTTCGCTCAAACTTGTCTCCAAAAGTCAAAACGGAGTCCATACGTTCGTCGATATGACGGATTTTCACCTTGAGCCTATCTTCGTCGGCGTTGTTTTGTACGGCGTCGCTTTTTACGGTGTAAAGCAATGACAAAGCATTGTCCTTATCGTTGATATCCACCGAAATCTCGTTTTGGGGAGCTTCCGGAACAGTGTCTTCCAAACCGATATCGAAATTCGCCTCCACGCCCCAGTTATTATAAAGAGTCAGAGTGTCCATCTCTTTATGATAACTCCTTTGCCCGTCAGGGAAAAAGGTGTTTTGGGTCACGTACAGGACTTCCCGCTGTTCCAGACGTTCCGAAACGGCGCTGAGCGCGTCATGAACCGACTGCTTGAACTTCACCCTGCTCTCGGACATCGCTTCGATAATCCAATACGACTGCAAAGCCGTCAGGCCGACAAGCGCCACGGTCATCAGCGCTATAATAAAGTTGAGTCTTCGTTGCGTCATTACGCTTATTTATGAAAAAGAAGGCGCTAGCTAGCCTTCAAGCTTATTCAAAGTTCAGTTCCTGAAGATAATCCGGCGTGATCGTCTCCTTGGCGTCCGAAAGCGTAAAGCGTGAGTAGGCGTTCCAGATAGCGTTAAACAGCTCGGCATCGCCCGATCCCATCACGAAAAGCGTATCGGGACGGTACCACTCCATAAACGGTTCCGCTTTTTCTTTCGTAATTCCCAAAGTTGTCATCACCACCTCCAGGCTATATCTTTTCTCATAGGCCCTGTCTTCAGCATTCAGAGCCTCTTCAGCTTCCAACACTTTCATCAGCCTGCGGGCATTTTTAGCTTTTTTCGAAAAAAAGGAAAACGGCGACATCCCCGGAGTGTTTCCCCATCCCTCCATAGTGATTTGGGTAGCTTGCCGTCGGTTTTGCCATTCCCACAGTTGCTCCTGTTCACGGGCGTCGGCATTTGTCGCAAATTCCCATTTTTTCAATGAGTCCATCGCCTGATAATAGGCCTTGAGCATGGAGTGCCCTTTGAACTCTAAAGTGGGAAGCATGTAAACCTTTCTGTTCAACAGAATCGCTCCTTCGAACTTTTCGACCTCTCCCGCAAGGAAAAGTGTATCCTTAAAGTTAAGATGACTCACCCGAAGCGTATCACTATCACGGGCCGTGAATTTAAAAGCGCCGCTTTTGTCCGATACCGACCGCAACGTACCGGCTACGGTGACTACCGCTCCCACCACGGGTTTGGCTGTCGCAGAATCGGCAAGACGCAAATGGATATCAACATACTTTTGTTGCCCAAAAGACTCGTTCGGTGTGAATATCACCAAAGAAAAAAAGACCAAGCATGCGGTAAGTAGCTTTATCATATCCACGGTTTCCTTTCAAAGAAACGTTAAATCCGTTTACGAATAGACGTCCGTAAGCCAAAAAATGTTAAATGAATGGCTTTTCAAGCATTCTGGGCCGGTTTCCTTCCTCTAGGATTATGTTTTTGTTAGCTAAAAATTTCGTCAATCTTAATCCGTCAAAACAGTGTTTCACGCTCGGCCATTAAAGTTATCCACGGGATATGCACATCTAACCGGAAAGGTTTTCCACACTGTGGACAAGTACTGTGGATAATCAAGTGTTCCACGGTTAAAACACTGGTTAAGCCACTTTTTAGGATCTTGACATCCTCATAAACGAATTTTAAGCAGAATTTGCGCGAGCTTTTTTGTGGAACATCACAACAACCAAATCACTTTTCCACACTGTGGATAAACCCTGTGGATAACCAGGTTTCCGCAACAAAACCAAAACCTTACGTGGAACATTTCCGGAAAATGACAATTAAAGTGGCAAAAAGGCATTGAGGGTCTTAGTTTTCGACCGCCTCAACTTTACGCTGACACTTTGGCTAGTAGGACTTTCCCGGTGTTGCCTGCTTACGGCGCTGATGGCGTAGGTGTAAGTTTTCCCTTTCTTGGCACTTCGGTCCGTAAAAATCTGCGCTTCGCCCGATACCCGGCGTATTTTGGCCAAGATATTGGCTGGGTTATCCGGATCAAAAGGCGTATCTGACTCCGTACGGTAGATTACGTAGTAAACGCTGGGGTTTCCGGCGGGCTCTTTCCACTTCAGCCTAATTCCCTCAAAACGGTTGCCCTCGACGGAAACCACCTTCGGAGACTTGATCCGCTTCTCCTTTTTCCAAGGCATCACGGGAATGATCGCAGGATGGCGATATTTTTCACTTTTCAAATTTTCGGCTACGCCCAAAGGATTGTCCAAAAGGCTTCGGGAGCTGAAAAAAGCGTTGCCGCATACTTCCATATTCTGACGATTCAGGTCAATCTGCCTCATAATTTCGTCAGGTTTTCCCCAATTCCGGTCCACTTTCGTATCACCCACCTTATATAATGCCTGGCCGATGAACAATTGGCGTCCGTAACTGTGTTCGGCCCACCAATCGAGCAGTTTTGCGTAGTCGGCGGGGTTATAGCCGACGCTCCAATACAATTGCGGCGCCACGTAATCTATCATTCCTTTACGAAGCCAGAGCAGAACGTCGGCGAAAAGATGATCGTAATTCGTAACGCTGGCCCTTGAGTCCGAACCGTTCGGGTCTTGGCTCTTGTTTCTCCAAACCCCGAACGGACTGATTCCGAATTTGACATGTGGCCGTTCCGAACGGATCCGGTAGGAGAGGTTGCTTACAAAAGCCGTCACATTCGCCCTGCGCCAGTCCGGTTTCGGGATTCTGGCGTCCGTTTGCGCCAGATATTCGCGCTCGTCAGGAAAGTCTTGCCCACGGACCGGATAAGGATAGAAATAGTCGTCCATATGCACGGCGTCGATATCGTAATGGCGAACCGCTTCCATTACAGCCGACGTGACGAACGCCCGGGCTTCCGCCGAACCTGGATTGTAATAGTAGCGATTTCCGTATTTAACAAACCATTCCGGATGCAAACGCATCGGGTGCCTTGAGGAAAGCTTGGAAGTGTCGGACCCAGCCGTAGCTCTGAACGGATTGAACCAAGCATGGAATTCCATATTCCTACGGTGCGTTTCCTCCACCATAAAGCGCATCGGGTTATAAAACTGCCCCGGAGAACGATCTCCCTGTTTTCCCGTCAGGAATTCGGACCAAGGCTCGAAAGAGGACGGATAGAACGTATCGGACACTGGCCGTACCTGCACGATTACGGTATTGATATTCATCGCCGAGAGGCTGTCCAGTATTTCCAGAAATTCCTCCCTTTGCTTTTGGCCGTCAAGGCCGGGTTTGGAAGGCCAGTCGATATTAAAAGCCGAGGCGATCCAGGCGGCCCGGACTTCTCGTTTAGGATGCGGAGTTTGCGCTCCCGCACACAACGCGAGCGTAAGCAGGGCGGTCATCAGAAAAAATATGCGGGGCTTCATACGTGGACAATTTTGGGGTAATGGCCGGTATTTTGATTTTCCTATTGTCGCAATTTAATGAAAGCCGGAAATTTTTAATCTTTTGGTCGGATAAACGGTAAAGGAAAGGCATTGGCCTTGGCTGAAAAACACCTCGATCCGCTATTTATATTTATAATAGAATTCACCTTAAAAGTTTCTCATTGTCGATTAATGCGGTTAGTTTTATGTGACGCGCCGGTGCGGAAGAACGGCACTCGGACGGCCCTCCGGCGCTTTTTCCGGAACTTCCGGAAACTCATAATACGATAGCGGCTACAAAATGACAGGATTGGATACAATTCCGTACCCACTTGCAGACCAGACAATTCCAATATCGGAGTCCGCAGTGACCTGTACCGCGCTGTCGCTTAGTCATGGATTGTTAACGAACGGGAAGATTAATGAAGGTTATCGCTGATAGCGGCTCGTCCAAGACTTTATGGCGGGTATACGCCAACCAGCGCCTGTCCGCCGAAATCAAGACGCAGGGGCTAAACCCCGGAGGCATGGAGCTGAGGGATTTTGAGGAACGGATGACGGGGTTCGACTATTGGAGCGACTCTATTCAGGAAGTTTATTTTTACGGAGCTGGTTGCGTAGGCCAAGGAAAGGTTTTTATGGAAGAAGCCTTGGCCAAAAAATTCCCGAAAGCCCAAATTACGGTAGAAAACGACTTGCTGGGAGCGGCAAGGAGCCTGTACGGAAACGAACCGGGATACGTCGGTATTCTGGGAACGGGATCGAACGCCTGTTTTTACGACGGCGAAAACCTGATACGCCGGCGGGGCGGTCACGGCTATCTCCTCAGCGACGAGGGCGGAGGCTACTACCTCGGCCGTCAGCTGTTGGCCGATTATATGAACGGCCAGATTCCGGAAGACCTTAGGGAACTGTTGGAAAGGGCCTTTGGCCTGAATCCGCAAAACCTTGTGGCGAAAGTATACGGAGCTTTCCAGCCGAACCGTTACGTGGCGGGCTTCTCCCTTTTTGTGAAAGACAATATCGGCCATCCGTATCTCCAACGTTTGGTAGCTTACGGCTTCCGCGATTATTTCAAAACCACATTCGCCAACAAGAGCTTCTACGCCGGCGATTATCCCGTACGCTTTATCGGATCGGTAGCCGTGGCTTATGAGGATATTCTGCGCGAAGTGGCCGTGGATTTCGATATAGTGGTAAAAACCATAAACCGGGACCCGATGAGCGGTCTGGAGCTTTATCATAACTGTGTGAACCTAGAGACAAAGCATGAGCACGACTGAGGCTGATTCGCTGTATGACGGTCTGGAAAAAATGTCGACCGAGGCGATTCTGGAAGGGATAAACAACGAGGATAGGAAAGTGGCCGTGGCTGTGGGAAAATCCATCCCGAGTATAAGTCTTTTGGTAGACAAGATAACGGAAAGAATGAGCGCCGGAGGGCGTCTTTTTTATATAGGGGCGGGGACCAGCGGTCGCTTGGGCGTGGTTGACGCTTCTGAATGCCCACCCACGTTTGGCGTTCCGCACGAGCTGGTTGTCGGCGTTATCGCCGGAGGTGACGGAGCTATCCGCAAAGCGGTGGAATTCGCCGAAGACGACGAGGAACAAGCCTGGCGGGATTTGGAAGCGCAAGGAATATCCGAAAAGGACTGTTTGGTGGGCATCGCAGCTTCCGGGCGCACGCCTTATGTCTTGGGCGGATTGCGCATGGCCAGACAAAAAGGGCTTTTAACCGGATGCGTCGTTTGTAACGAAGGTTCCGTTGTCGCCAAAGCTTGCGAATATCCGGTGGAAGTTGTAGTAGGACCCGAGTTCGTAACCGGAAGTACCCGGATGAAAGCGGGAACGGCCCAGAAAATGACCCTCAATATGCTCACCACATCGGTGATGATCAAATTGGGAAAAGTCCGTGGCAACAAGATGGTGGACATGCAACTGAGCAACCATAAGTTGGTGGACCGGGCCGTGAAAATGGTAATGGCCGAGGCCTCGGTGAACGAGTCGGAAGCCAAACGACTTTTAGACAAGTATGGATCGGTAAGATCAGCTGTTGACAACAAGGAATAACTTTTAGAGCATTATACTTCAACATATAAAAGCCTCCGCAATAAAAGAATCTGACTTTACTGCGGAGGCTTTTTCTGTTAAAATTTTTCAGTTGATTTGCCCTAACCATTAACGGGCGTGATTGTTGGCATTTTCTTTGAATTCCAAAAGTGTCCTCCTATAGGAGGCAGGAGTATCAACCCCAACAACCAAACCCAATGTTAACGAATATCACCAACCAAAACACCAGAACAGCCGGCACGAAAAAGAAACTGCTGTCCATCGGATTAATTTTTATCCTGATTGGTGTGTTGAGTTCTAAACCCCTAGCTCAAATTAAAGTTAAGGAAGCCGGTCCGAGCAACGTTTCAAGTTTTGGCGCTCCCGTTACACCGCCTTCAGGGGAAGGCGGAGACGGAACACCCGAAGAAGAAGGTGGGCCTGAGGTACCTATTGGCAACAAAGCACACCTGCTCTTACTCTCGGGCGTAATCTTAGCGTGGCGTTTCCTTTTGAAGAAAGAAGAACAACGGCTTCAAACAGAATAAAGAACCGAACGAATGCCTACATTTTCACATAGTCGGGATTCGGCAAGGGCATATTCGCTTCGGAACGGCGTAACCAGCGCTTCAGCTTCTTTTTCATGGCTTCGGTTTTCTTCGGATATTTTGCCGCAAGATCAGTGGTTTCGGCCAAATCATCCTTTAGGTTAAAAAGCCTAATTTTTTCCGTTTCATAATTCCAGATCAACTTCCAATCACCTTCCCTCATGGCTCCACCCATCGAGTTGTCCGTTTCTTTTCTATGATGTGGAAAATGCCAAAAGATAGCCCTGTCCGTTTCTTCCGAATTCTTTACCAGCACTTTACGAATACTTTTTCCTTCCAAAAAGGAATACTTCCTTGATCCGATATCCGCGATATCCAGAATTGTAGGATAAAAATCCGGGCTTGTCACCAATGATCCATTTCTGGTATTCGGGGCCGTTTTACCAGGCCATTTCACAATCAAAGGCACTCTTACTCCACCTTCCCAAAGCGATCCTTTTGCGCCACGCAAAGGCTTGTTTGCACCCATGCCTCCGTTGTCGGAGTAAAAGATCACCAGGGTATTTTCTTCAAGTCCGCTCGCTTTTAGGGTTCGCAACACTTTCCCGACGTTCTGGTCCAACTTATCGATCATTGACAAATACCGATCGCCACCGTTCTTTTTTACCGTGGAATCCGGAGCCTGAAGCGGTGTGTGTATGGTGTACGTGGAAAGGTAAAGGAAAAACGGATTGTCCTTATTCTTTTTGATAAACTTACAAGCCTCGTCGCCAAGCCTGTCCGTAAGATATTCGCCGTCTGGGCCGTCTTTCAGAGTGGCGTTTCTGTAAGGTGAAAAATAGCTTTTCGGCTGGCCATATGCGCATCCGCCGATGTTGGTTCCGAAACCGTACCTGTCCGGGTGTAGGTTGGCGTCCACCACGCCCGCCTTTGTCTTTACGGAACCTTCGCCCGCCAAGTGCCATTTCCCGATAAAAGCGGTCTCGTATCCGTTGTCTGACAATGCCTGAGCCAAGGTTACAGAACCCTCGGGAAGCCTGTCAACGAATTCGGCTTCCATCAGTTTGTGTCCCTTGTTCATCCGCTTCAGGTATTTTTCCATCCCCATTCCTGGAATGTGGCAAGTCAAGCGCAAACTGGCCGGATATTTTCCAGTGAGCAAACTGGCGCGGGTCGGCGAACAAACAGGACAAGAGGCGTAAGCGTCCGTAAAGACCATACCTTCGGAAGCCAGCGCGTCGATATTCGGAGTGCGGAGTTTCGGATTTTGGCTCATGTAACCGACATCGTCGTAACCAAGATCGTCGGCGAGGATAAAGACGATATTCGGTTTACGTTTTTCTCCGGCGGAAAAAGCAGTGTTGGCCAAGAGCAAGGCCAGCAAAGACAGGATACTCTTTTTCATAAAAAAGCGAGTTTAGATTCTGCCCGAAAAATTCGAGAAAATCCGCCCCGACACACGGGGAATTTTGCTCAAGAGCCTGTTGAAATGTTGCCGTGGACGTTTTTCTACTGAGAAAAGACAAAAGTGCGGGGTGATTTTGCGAAAAATGGAAAAAGCCCCCTTCGCTTCTATCGTTTCGCTTTGAACTTATTCAAAAATCGAAATTTACAGATCCAGATTATTTCGTCTGTTTAACTGCCAAATCATCAGAAAAACATCTTCGGCGATTCTTGGCAATTCCTCAATATCTTCGGAAAACTGAAGCCGCCGCAACTCCAAAATCGGGGCGGGAGATTTATCAAAACCGATTTGGTCCATGGAGTTATCCCAACTCCCTATAGTATCGAGTTGCTCTTTTTGCTCTTCCGGGCCCGGATAGTGTCTTCTGGTCAGCAAATCCACTCCTTGCGTGATTTCTCGTATCCAAGTGGCCCTGTCAAGGCAGTCCAAATCCCGGACTTTGGCTTTTTGCTGGCCCCGCCGTATTCCTTTTGCAAAAACAGGGAGCGAAAAATCTAAAGGCCCTCCCGAATCCACCCCGAACTCGACCCTTTTAAATATTTCCAGAAAATGCAGGCCCGATGAAGCGGAAAAAAAAGAACGCTCCGAGGCGGACAAAAGCGCGTACATTCCGGCGAAATCGGTCCGGGCCATCACCGGAAAATAACTCTTGGGGTAGGACAGATAATTGATAACCGGACATTCCAAGTAATTGATAATATAGGCCACAAGCCCTCTCAGGGCGCTACTCGGAATCCAATTCTCGGGCAAACCCGGATAATCTTCCCCAAACTTTTCCAAAGCCATATTAGCCCTGGCCGGCGCCGATTTCATCGAGTCCATTTCCGCCCTAGCGGGTATCGTATTGACGCTTTGTATTCTGGTCAGCCGTTTGGCCGAAGGACCAACGGCGGGACGTGTTCCCGAACGCCGAAGAAGCTCCGGAATATTTTCCAGACGCACGCCGGCATTTGCTTGGGGGTGAAAATCAGGCGTCTTCACAGCGTCGAAGATAGTGCTCGGGCTACGCAAATCGCCGAAGTTCTCGATTTTGATGCCCGGCACTAGCATTTGCGGGTTCGCTTGGGCTTGGGAATGTAATAGCCTTACCAGTTCCTGAATTTTGGCGAAAGCCTTTTTCAGACGTTTATGCCCATCGGGCGTTTCGGGAAAAGGTTCGGTTACAAATTCGGGCACCGATTCAGTCGTCGGTCTGTCGGCTGTCAGGTTAAAATCGTCGGCTTCCAAGAGTAAATCCTTGGCGCTGTGCGGATCTCGGTAAAAATCATTGTGACGAAGCAGGCACTCCCCGTAAAAATGGGGGAGCGAAGGTTTCCAAGTCCGCCAGTTTTTCACTTCCACCTCAAAGCCTACGGCGCGTTGCACCACGCCCTTTCCGCTTTTCGAAGAGGAATTGTACGGGGATTTTCCCGCCAGTTTCCGGTTGTGGCTAAATGAAAACACAATCCTTCCAAAACCTACGCAGAGTCACTTTGGTTCCCGGGCCAAATGTAAGTTCCAAAAAGAAAGACGGCGCACCCGAAAGCACGCCGTCTGAATTAAGAGAGACTACGTTTAGCAGTATTGTCCGCCGATTATACCGGCTCTGACATACTCTTTATTTTGCTCCAGTCTTTTTTCTTATGACTGAAATTCAAGATTCTGATTTCTTTTGGCTGAAGCTCCAACGTAAACGACTCGCCCAATTTGTAGGCTTCTTTCAGGTCGCGGGTATCGCCCGAAATCGGCGACGAAAGCATATACGCCTTGTTTCCCTGCCTTACACCGTTCTTGCGGTTCAGCGTAAAGGTGTATTTCTTCACTTTGTCCGAAGGGTTGTGCAAGCTTACGAAGCCTTGTTCCGCATTCCATCCAGTGTATCCGTAAACGTCTTTGCCTTTAGGATTTCCGCCGTGCATTTTCACATATTTAAACGCCGGGAAAACATCGTATGACCAATGCAGGCCTTCGGCCAATACTGTCCAGTCCTGATCGCTGAGGTTTTGTGTCTTAAGATAAAGCTCCACAAAGCCGGTTCCGCGCGAAAGGTTCATGTACAGATAGCGACGGAAAGTGTCGGCGCTTTCTCCGGTTTTTGTCTTTTTAGGCTCGTGGTTGAACAGGGCACTCATCGGGAACTTAGCGTTCTCCCTTTCCCAGATATCATAATAAACGCCGTCACGGTAAACCAATTCGCCCGTACGGTCGCTTCCGCCGGCGGCGTCGCCTGCGTTGATCATCCAGACTACGTCAGTGTGCATCATCCACCATGGGCTGAGGTAGGCGCCGTTTGTGATGGCGTTGAACACGCGCGGATTGATCTCGTGCTGCTTTTGGAGGATTTCGATCAAACGCTCCGTTCCGGCCACCATGTAGTAGGTTTTCAGCTCGTCATATTTCGAATCGTTCAGTCTAGGGTCGTTGGCTTTCCAATCCGAAATGCCCAATTGCGGCATGGCTGGCGCTCCGCGTCCATTCAACTCAAAATCTCGGATATAAAGATGTCCGAAAGTACCGTCGAACTTGAAGTAGCTTACGCCTTGTTTAGTCAATTCCAAGATACGCTCTTCGAGCATTTTCATATATTTTGGCCCAGCCAAAGACATCGACAAGTTCAATGATTCGAAGCCTTGTTCGCCAAGTTTTTTAACCATTGGTCTGGCACCGAAGAAACAACCCGGACTCAACCACAAGCCGAGCTGTGAGTTCAGCGAATCCATCAGCTTATGCGAGTCTTTAAAGTCGGGTGAGAATTTCTCGTTGATCGACCATACTTTAGTGATCTTGTTTTTCTTCCAATCCGGCTTTCTGCTTCGCGAACCTTGCCAGCCGTCGTCAATCACATAAGCGCTCAACGGCTTGCAGTTACGCTTCGTCACCAATTCGTGGTGTACTTTGTCGGCGCTCTTCTTGAAGTTGTCCTTGCTCACGCCACCGCCGAAGTCGAACCAAGAGTTGTACTGCACCTGCAAGCGCAACGGACGGATACGGATACCGTCGATATATTCGTAAAAGCAATCGTCGATAAAATCACGGTCGTCGGCTACGCCCACAATGGCTTTGTAAGTGCTGTACGTTTTGCCGGGCTCAAGCTCGCGTCCCCACAGATAGCCCAAAGACATTTTCTGCTCGTTGACGGTATTGGTGGCCGCCGGGAATTCCACGCCCCAAAACGTAGCCGACTCCAAAGTGTAGAGCGGTTGGCCCAAATTCGGGCGCCAGCCCAAACCGTCCTTGCTTTTCGAGGTCATCTCGTTACGCTTATAAGGCTGGAAAGCGTCTTCCAAAGCGATAGATTCCACATCGATCCGCTCAAGCGTGACGGGCTTGCTCGCCTCGATATCCAGATGCTTTCTCATTACCTTATCCCCTTCGTCAAGCTCGTAACGTACGGTGACTTTCAGGCCGTGTTCCTTATTTTCCAACTTCACGGCCAGCTTGTTGTCAGACTGGTCAGCCGATACAAAAGCGAAATCCTTGGCCGTAAGAATAAAGTCCGTTCCCGTTTTGTCCGTTCCCTGCGACAGTCTCAACGCGAACTCGTCGCTCGCGCTGGGCTCCAGCTTCGCGTTTCCGTTCAGCTTGTTCACCAAACCCGTAGTGGCCAACACACCGTCCTTTACGGTAATGGTACGACTCAAAAAATCGTTCTCCAGCTTATAGCTCGCGTTCCCTCCGCATGACATCATACACAAGGGGAGGAGGAGCGCCCCTATGGCCATCAAAAACTTTCTCATCTCAAAAAACTTAATGAACACCTAATTTCACCAGAGCCTGAAGCCCTTAGCCTTACCCAAAGGTGCGGTCCTTGCTCCGGAAAGCGGTTCACATATCATTTTTTCGATGTTCTCATATGCACAACTCATTGATTATGGGTATCTTAGAATCACGTTTCGATGAGAATTTCAGTCAAAAATATCGTTTTCGCTCTGATGGCAATCCTGCTCTCTCTTGGCTTTTCGGCCAAAGGGCAACGGGTAAAACCCGTCTACGCCAACGATACGACTCTGGTTTTCAACGGAAACGAACGGCTTCGCCTAGGCTCGTTCGAGGCCGGCAACAATGACGATTTCAGCCTTTCGCTCTGGATAAAACCCGAGGAGCTGGACGGCAAATTCTCTCCCATTATCGGATTCGACTCCGCTTATTATCTGCAGATAAATCCGAAAAGGGGGCTCCACCTGAACCTGTTTCTGAAAGGCGACCTTTTCGCCGACAGCGCCTTTGTGGCCCAAGGCGCTTGGCAACATGTGGCCCTTACCAAAAAAGGGCGGACTTTTTCGCTTTACAAAGACGGCGAACTTGACCTCCGCTATCTTTTCAAGCATAAAGAGCTAAAGGCAAACCCAGAAAAACTGCTGGTTGGGAGCAATTGCTATGACCAATACTTTACGGGAGCTATACGAACAGTGAATTACTTTGACGAAGCTCTGGATCACCAATCTGTCAAAGAACTTTTCCGCCGACAATCACCCGCTTTGGACCTTTCCGAAGGGCTTATTTTCTCTTCGTCCTTAAGCCGTCCGTCTTTTCTAAAACGCCTCTTC
It encodes the following:
- a CDS encoding response regulator transcription factor, which codes for MSKQKFLLVEDDPNLGQILSEYLTVKGFEPTLRTDGESGLEAFRSDTFDLCILDVMLPKKDGFSLAKDIREKDKEVPIIFLTAKSMKEDTIKGFKLGADDYMTKPFSMEELLLRIQAILRRAENSGKNKTEDSVSAYKIGKTEFDSETRDLRIQGTDDRRLTAKEAGLLKLLCMNRNSTLERSVALKTLWNDDSYFNARSMDVYIAKLRKYLKPDNTIEILTVHGEGFKLVELE
- a CDS encoding HAMP domain-containing sensor histidine kinase, which encodes MTQRRLNFIIALMTVALVGLTALQSYWIIEAMSESRVKFKQSVHDALSAVSERLEQREVLYVTQNTFFPDGQRSYHKEMDTLTLYNNWGVEANFDIGLEDTVPEAPQNEISVDINDKDNALSLLYTVKSDAVQNNADEDRLKVKIRHIDERMDSVLTFGDKFERKVRERTQMITVVLNELYAKERKINNRIDPNVLDSLMHAELGRRGLDLPFFYVVRNTKGNTAQISNIYKNRNTHLRKLANSKFRISLFPNDILGSPYYLKVYFPEQNVFIFLSVWLRLLAAVILLGVIVYGFVFSILTIIKQKKLSEMKNDFINNMTHEFKTPISTVSLACEALGDPDMRANSGILDRYLGIIKEENQRLGSQVEKVLQIAKLERKDFSLHFEKVDAHQLIMKAVQNFNLQVDKRNGRIDILLNAKRHVVEIDPLHFSNIIDNLLDNAVKYCVDKAPLISVHTESTDIGLRLRISDNGIGMSKEAIRHIFDKFYRISTGDVHNVKGFGLGLAYVKMMVEAMKGRISVSSMPGKGSTFEIVLPYEQAEIPTR
- a CDS encoding glycoside hydrolase family 10 protein, which produces MKPRIFFLMTALLTLALCAGAQTPHPKREVRAAWIASAFNIDWPSKPGLDGQKQREEFLEILDSLSAMNINTVIVQVRPVSDTFYPSSFEPWSEFLTGKQGDRSPGQFYNPMRFMVEETHRRNMEFHAWFNPFRATAGSDTSKLSSRHPMRLHPEWFVKYGNRYYYNPGSAEARAFVTSAVMEAVRHYDIDAVHMDDYFYPYPVRGQDFPDEREYLAQTDARIPKPDWRRANVTAFVSNLSYRIRSERPHVKFGISPFGVWRNKSQDPNGSDSRASVTNYDHLFADVLLWLRKGMIDYVAPQLYWSVGYNPADYAKLLDWWAEHSYGRQLFIGQALYKVGDTKVDRNWGKPDEIMRQIDLNRQNMEVCGNAFFSSRSLLDNPLGVAENLKSEKYRHPAIIPVMPWKKEKRIKSPKVVSVEGNRFEGIRLKWKEPAGNPSVYYVIYRTESDTPFDPDNPANILAKIRRVSGEAQIFTDRSAKKGKTYTYAISAVSRQHRESPTSQSVSVKLRRSKTKTLNAFLPL
- a CDS encoding N-acetylglucosamine kinase, with amino-acid sequence MKVIADSGSSKTLWRVYANQRLSAEIKTQGLNPGGMELRDFEERMTGFDYWSDSIQEVYFYGAGCVGQGKVFMEEALAKKFPKAQITVENDLLGAARSLYGNEPGYVGILGTGSNACFYDGENLIRRRGGHGYLLSDEGGGYYLGRQLLADYMNGQIPEDLRELLERAFGLNPQNLVAKVYGAFQPNRYVAGFSLFVKDNIGHPYLQRLVAYGFRDYFKTTFANKSFYAGDYPVRFIGSVAVAYEDILREVAVDFDIVVKTINRDPMSGLELYHNCVNLETKHEHD
- the murQ gene encoding N-acetylmuramic acid 6-phosphate etherase, whose amino-acid sequence is MSTTEADSLYDGLEKMSTEAILEGINNEDRKVAVAVGKSIPSISLLVDKITERMSAGGRLFYIGAGTSGRLGVVDASECPPTFGVPHELVVGVIAGGDGAIRKAVEFAEDDEEQAWRDLEAQGISEKDCLVGIAASGRTPYVLGGLRMARQKGLLTGCVVCNEGSVVAKACEYPVEVVVGPEFVTGSTRMKAGTAQKMTLNMLTTSVMIKLGKVRGNKMVDMQLSNHKLVDRAVKMVMAEASVNESEAKRLLDKYGSVRSAVDNKE